The Vicia villosa cultivar HV-30 ecotype Madison, WI unplaced genomic scaffold, Vvil1.0 ctg.000146F_1_1, whole genome shotgun sequence genome contains the following window.
ATGATTGGATTCAtactttatgaatttttatttttaacgaaATAATCCTAATCAATGACTGGTTATAAAGTAAAACTAGATACAATGCAACGAAAGAAATTGCAAAGAGTAAATCGAAATgactaaaaaataaacataaatggCTTCGACAGAAATATAAAAGAATTAAACTGCAAACGTAAAGGATTCGACAAGAAAGTAAAGGAATTTAAAGACTTTGTACTTTTAAAAGAAAGACGAATATTGAAAAGGtaatggtgttacacgtacatttctcagcgaaaactctttctctaaCACTTGGTACTTGAGTGATATGtaagtaatttgtacaaaatgaacacccctggatcctaccactaagacccttatttatactaattcgaccctaacggtcctactctaacgaaatgccacgttgctcgctTGCATGCTCTTCGAATTCCTAGGGCTCCACATGTCCTCCTCGATTCAAACGAAACTctttaaatttcaaatcttccctcTCGAACACCCTTCGACGCGCAACAATGTGTCTTTTatgaaaatatatcaaaatatcgtAAGTCTTTTCAGCCCTTAGGCTTCGAAGGCAACCTATTCACATCCAGCTTCGATTTAGGAAACCCTCGTGATATATAACAATCTTAAAAAATAGTGATTCAAAAGCCATTCTTTCTTCGAGACGTACATCTTCGAAGAACATAAATATTAGTCGAAATTTCCAGCTAACAGCATCATAAGCTCTTGACAAAAATCAGGAAGAGTAACGGCTGTGTACAGATgaattccttatcacaatgccttggaattaaccatcaaggactttcaaggaaacacTTGCATACACAAAAAGAAAACAAcccaatgccttggagtaaactccaaggaattccagacagaataacagcaagATAACAAGGTCCAGAGGTATCAAGATAACAAGGATCCTAATGCTAAGTCCAAGAGGTCCAGATCTCCAAAGTGCTCAAGATAGTAACTAATAGTCCACAAAGAGCCTTAAGTAttttttattgttcaagtttattattagtgttttaagcataacaataaagtatggtccaaatggacaaaataaaaatggcggaaacataaacatacgtccaattggacaaagggaaaatggcATAAACATAGAGATGATGAATGATAACTGAGAAAATAAAAGTATAAaacgaaaaataaaaaaaggacaatataataaaaaGCATGAaagtaaagttaattgttagttgtCAATTGTTAGTAAATgaagatcaatggtgagtgaatgatgaactcgggtttaaattcaatgaaagctCATCAGAAGATTGATAGAATCAAAGAAACTACACGATAAGCTTTCAGAAGTCTTAAACCAACCACTTACAATCTCTCccattttttatctttttccGATTCGGGACAAGTAAtgtagcgctatgttaagcaatcgccaagtaacttatatagaagtcactCTACAACGAGGTTGGTCAATAATGAAttgtgtgctaatgcatgcgagagaaacgatatgtagatcgttttccgaaagccatgccgcacgaaaagaaaagaggTAACGGTCTCATCTTCATCAAGAACTCAAAAGAATTCCCATGATATCGAAGATTTTCATCAaccaaaataaaagagaagaaaaagatggaatcacattaaaggttccttccatcttcaagttcaatcacttaatattgtggattaggattttcatcccatcaacatcctaagtccattgaatttgAAGAGAAATTAGACCTCTAAACTTGCAATTCAAAGCAAACATCAAAAGAAGGGAGTAGGAGAAGAGGAAgtaccaaaaacaagttaaaaaagcCAAAAAACAACATTCTGTCAGTGTAAAATCGATTTCatccagagggaaatcgatttcactgctgcagttttcaaaaaaaaaaaacagggcACGAACAGCcggaaatcgatttcatccagagggaaatcgatttcccctgtgcATTTTTCAGAAGAAACAGCATCTAAAGGGAGAAAACttatttaaacataaaaccaaacaccttgtgatcttggatacaATAGTGCACGAAAataccatcaaatcaccatcaaatagcaccaaagtAACACCATAGATGTAGCACACATAATCAATAAAGTATCACATCTTGAAGGATGGAAGTGGGTCTAGAAATTACCAATTGAAATCAACTTCTTCAAGAACAAACACCAACAAGCCTTGATCTACCAAGAATGGATGAAGAAAAAGTGTTTGGATAAAGGTTTAGCTCAAAGATTAGTAAGATTCAATTAGAATCTCACTAACTTTTTATGGaagaagagctttgagtgatttggGAAAGGTTGGGAAGAGAATTTGCAAGAGtgattttggctctcaaaagcttctAGAGAAATTCTTGCAAGGTGAGTTTGGCTATCAAAAGATTGTGAAATGAAGGAgaggaggcctctatttatagaattgaaaGTGagggtagtggcaaattggtaattgtcccttggagattaatttgaatttaattggtaaGAAATGAGATTAAAATgaggtttatgaaggaaattaattatGGTAATGATGTGGAATATGGATAATAATAAAAGAGTGATCTAAGAAATAATCAAGTGGTGCACATGTCATCAAATGAGGGTATATGATATGATTTAATCATGATGAGACATGGAATTATGAGATCAAGAATATTCTCCCAAAATGGTACCAAAGATCACTAAGCTTGAGACTTGTTCATTTTTTGCCAAACtttctgcatgaaatcgatttacctaagaGGAAAATTGATTCCCTCTTGTTCAAAATGAGAATCTGGCGCAAAATGCactgtggaaatcgatttcaccaggagggaaatcgatttacccctgttcAAAGTGAGATCCTGGTGCAAAATGCAGTATGggaatcgatttacccaagagggaaatcgatttcatctgcCAGAAATGTTAAAAATGCCTTATTTAAtggatgtcttggcttggtacctacaaaacacaaacatgcaaaagaaacaacgcaatgtttttggtattttggttagtaacaCATATATAAGCTATAcaaacattggtgcttgatggttccccttagagatgaagtgagcataacaccATAAACGAAGCTTTAAGGTGAAGctattgattaatgattgagatgcaagtgatgtatgatcttagggtcaaaaattagggtatgacagatgcccctatttaagtttattCTATCCGGAGACACGAGGATTAGAAATCTTCATATCGACgcgattgaagagacttaaatataaaacacacaatttttgaacctaagatataATACAATGCTAATGAATGTATCAGACACGATTATGAAATATGGGGAAACCTAACATCACCGGGGAGAATAAAGAAATCCACCGAGGAAGGCAAATGTCTTGTgggaagaactccactggggaaaacaagacTATTCTGGGAAAAGATAATTTATTGGGGAAAATATTTCGCACCAGAAAGATTAAAGCATCATCTTTTACTAGAGATGAAAGAATACACCAACTTTTACTAAAGATGGACTACCGACTTTTACCGAAGGTAGGAAAAGAatacaccaacttttactgaaggtaaacTACCAGCTTTTAGTGAAGGAAGTGTCAAAGCATAAATTTCCCGTCCCATCTTGTTCTAGAGGGAAGCGTCAAAGCATAAATCTTTTAGATTGTTTTCAATGAATTTCATTACATGAAACAAACATAAGAGGAGAAAATTGTTCTCTTACATCTTTGATATCATGAAAATCAGAGTTAGAAGTCATTGTTCTTCAAACCATTTTAGTTTTAACAATGTGAAGAAAAATGGATGTAGTAGCCAAAACAAACCCTTACCGTTGAGAAAAAGATAAGATTAATACCCTTGACTCTATGACAACTTTATCTGGCGCTTCATAATTCTAAAGCCTAAACATTCTAACGATCTCAAATTCCTCAATTATACAGAGAAGAAATTTGAAGTGTTTTGTAAAATTGTCAATTATTAAATCATATTTGTAGTGTTTTGTAAAATTATCACTATGAATTAGCCAACGAATGAAACGacttaaaaattataaatgtgCTTATCAAATAAAActgttgtttattttttaaaattattgttcCTATAAAACACATTTGGATCACCTCCCGGAAGCTAATCCAGTGAGGTTACGAGTATTTAATAAAACTGAGAGGTTGATTGAAAGGATTAAGGGATTCGAGTGGCACAGAAATAGTATGCGTGAACTCAAGAGTGAATGTCTTACTTATCCCTCAGGTGGGAGCCCTTATTTATACCTCTGAAAAGATGAACTGTAGCTTTTATGGAGTGACTCTTGGAGACCCCCAATAATGACAACAATCGTAATTTCTGCCGTTCTCTTTAAGAAGCATAACGCTCTGTGTAACGGTTCAGGTGTCCCTTTGCATTCATAATCGTCGCAGCCAACTAAGGATAGTCGACAACCGAGGTGATGACTTGATACCCCCTCCAACTTGGTTAATGCCCCGAGTATGGAAGATGCTCAGACCTACTCCGATGAATACTGCAAGCCGACTCTCTTGCTATAACAACTTATCTCAGCTTCCGAGCTCCTATGTCGGCATAAGTATTTTTGGTATGTACAATTATATCAAACAAAAGCTATGCATAATATATTTTTACATAAGCATAAGTGGTTCGATCTCTAGAATTGGTCGAAGTATATGGAAAAAGACATATTGAAAAGCAATTATGCTATCTTTGACATCAATATTTACACTATGTGTTGTTTGTCGTAtttagtgtttttttatttttataaaataaaaaatattattaattaaaatatatattttttcgaattattttataataaaaattataaaattatattattaaccaATTTCATCAAATTAACAACTTATTTcacttataatttattaactacaaatatatactccctccatttcaaaatataagagaataaaatgtatttttcttATCcttaaatataagagaaaaaaattaactttcatccttttcaaggtgaaattaaatgcaaattgcatttaatttattttctctctcGTCTTTTCTATAACCAACAATCAATTAGAATTGTTGTTACATCTTTCTAAATAATTTGTTTCAGCAAAATTTTAGTCAAATTATTAATGTTTTTACTTATATTTTAGAACAGAAGGAGTATATTATTTACCACTTATTTCATTAGCCACTTTATAAAAAGTACTAAATAGTCTttatatttcattaaccaactttatatatacggtgtaggtgtaaaaatttggtatgaaaataattttttgaaaattattaatattagatTTGTGTAAACTTGACTAAAGTTTTTTTAGGAGGTTTTATTGTGGGAGAAACAGATAAAGCAGCTTCAAGTAAAATGGTTAAATGTGAGAAGGCGTGTTCCGACAATCAACATGTTTTCATactatttgcttttgatatttttGATTTCTTAACACTAAAAGTAGTTGATCTTTTACAAATAGTTCAAAGGTTTATGAATAACAATATTATATCTCCTAAGTTTATAAATGTAATTTTTAAGATGATTGATTTTGCGATAAAAAAAATGGCGCATTTTATTGTCTGTTTATCTTTTATTCCtctataaatttttattatattgaaaTGGAATAATTTGATATttagtatatataaaaaaaaaatgaaaacaaatacATTTAGACATCTTATCATTGTAACTAGAATATACCAATCGTTaattggtccagtggtgattggtgtTGAACTTGGTAAGAAGGATCACAGTTCAATCCCCtacaactgcgatcgggaggaggCTTGACCCACTTGATATCAGAGCTGGTCCTCACCGGACTATACTGATGGTCTGAGTCTTATAAAAGCTTGCTTTGGGTTTCACATGCATATACTACTCCATAAAGTAAACATTGTATTTTCCTTTCTATCTAATGGCTTTACCCATATTTTCATCTCTCCCATTTACCTTTAACAAAACCCCTTTTCCAAAAAATGGTTCTTTATCTCTACCAATATGGAACTCCAATTTCCATCTTCCAATTCAATGCAAGGCAACACATGAAGCTGCAAATGATCGTATTCCTCGACGATCTCATAAAGATCGACCTTCAATTTGGAGCCATGATTATATCCAGTCATTAAATAGTGAATATAAGTTATGATTATTTAACTCTTTTTTTTCTCTGTATTtttatagttatttatttattaatgctAACAATTAgttgttaattaattaaattaatgcaGGAAGAAATATATGCAAAGAAATTGATAGTGCTAAGGGAAGAAGTAAGGATGATGTTTAACAAAATGGAAAATGAGGTTGATCAACTTGAGTTTATTGATGTGTTGCAAAGGCTTGGAGTTGATTATCATTTCAACAATGAAATAAGGAACATGTTGGATAATATTTACAATACACAAACATCCAATTTGAAGAATAATAACTTATATGTCACAGCACTCAAGTTTAGACTTTTAAGGCAACATGGCTATGATATATCTACAGGTTAATATACTATTCATCATGATCataaattcataattaaaaacCTTTAATttcttaataaatattaaattacaaTATGAGTTTTTGTTGCAGATGTTTTTGTTTGCTTTCGAGATGAAATGCTTGATTTGAAGACTGACCACGCAATTGATGTTGAGGGAATGTTGTCAATGTATGAAGCCTCATTTCATTCATTTGAAGATGAAACTATATTGGATGAAGCAAGAGATTTCACAATAAAGTTTCTTAAAGATTATTTGAACAAACATGGAGATGATGATGTTATGTCAATTCTAATAAGCCATGCTTTTGAGATTCCACTACATTTGAGAATTTCTCGATCGGAGGCGCAATGGTTCATCGATcaataccaaaaaaataaaaacatgagtCCGATTTTACTTCAATTCGCTAAAGTGGATTACAACATTCTTCAAAGCATCTACCAAGAAGAACTTAAATATGATTCAAGGTAACATATCAAAGCAAccattataatttatatatgctTCAAACCATTATGATGATTTCATTTCACACCaagtcttaaatttttttttgtcctTTCTTTAAATAAGATGGTGGAAAGGAACTGGTTATGAAGAAAAGTTGACATTTGCTAGAGATagaattgttgagaattatatttGGTCAGTAGGAACAAATTTCAATCCAAATTCGGGATACTTTAGAAAATATACAACCAAGATCCTTTCTTTAATTACCACATTGGACGATGTTTACGATGTTTATGGTACTTTGGAAGAACTAGAACTCTTCACAGAAGCAATTGACAGGTTTTTGTTAATCTTACTaacttttgttaattaatttcctatttttatttgaaatattttattaaCAAAATCTTATGAATCTAGATGGGATCTAAATGGCATGGATAGTCTTccaaattatatgaaaatatgcTTTGAGCCAATTTATAACTTTGTGAATGAATTGGCTTTTGATGTTCAAAACAAGAGTGGATGTGATATCACTCCACACCTAAAGAAAGCAGTAAGTTAAGCAATATTATGTGCAAGGTTTTAATCAAGCGTTCGTTACTAAAAAAACAACTGCAATAAAACGGTATCAGAAGGTGTCTGTTATTTACAATTTttgtgataaaaataaattgaagtAAATTCAGACCGCGATGACTGTTTTGTACCAACCAAAATTGCAAAAGTCTTTTATGCACCACAATGCGGCCGTTGTTTAAAACCTTGATTGTATGTTTCATTTTTGTGTTTGACTAATTACGATTTTTGTAGCGGTTTTTAATTTGAATTCAATATAGTGGATAGATCTATGTAAAACATATTTGGTGGAAGCAAAATGGTATCATATTGGATCTACTCCAAACTTTGAAGAATACTTAGAGAATGCATGGAAATCCATAGGTTCAGCTGTTATACTTATTCATGGTTTCTGCTATTTTCAACCCGAAGACTCGGTTTGTGTGGAAGAAAACTTGAACATAATTCATTTTTCTGCAACGATTTTACGCCTCGCGAATGATCTTGGAACATACAAAGTAAGTTTCCTATTAATAGAGATTAAATTTAAAAGTACTAATAAGTTTTGGatttttaacttaaatttttttggtattttgtttTTAAGCGCGAACTTGAGACAGGTGACATTCCGAAGTCAATTCAACTTTACATGAACGAAAATGATGCTTCTGAAACGGAGGCTCGTGAGTATGTAAAGTCCTTGATTTTAACActatggaagaagatgaataaaGAAGCTCATACTTCATCTTTCTCTCGGAGTTTCGTAGATATTTCGATAAATCTTGCTAGAATGTCATTATTCATGTACCTTCGCGGAGATGCACATACTGTTCAAGATTCTGATGTTAAGAATCGTGTAGTTTCATTGATTTTTCAGCATGTTCCTATCATGAGTACAATGGAATAATGGAAGAAGAGAAAgtaagagaaagaagaagagcaatGGAATAATGGAATTTGTATCATATCTCTGAGATGTTTTCCCTTTCttttattatttgtattttaCATTCTATGAAATGGATTTATTCCATAATTTGTTTGTGATAAATAAAAGTTGTACTATGGCATTGTTTCATTGAAATCAATATACTATTATCCATTAGTTTTCCAAGAGTTGATAAATAAATACGGTCATTGTGtgctaaaaatcaaattttattagAGTTATGCTTTGGAGAAAATATGTTTCAAAAAGTAAAATGAGTTTTGAAAATATGACGAGGTACACTTATATACATACCTACGAACATTAAAATAGTATTACCTAGGCTTAAATGCACATTTGGTCTATGTAAGTTagtgagttttttattttcgtttctGTAAGTATTTTGTTTGTTagtatgagtccctatatcttactttttgcttgcagTTTATTCCCTAAAACCAAAATTCGCAGAAAAATctacagattttcctgcggattttgattttagggactaaaacaaacgcgaaagtgaaatatagggccTCAGACCCAGAAAAAaatttacagggacgaaaatccaAAATTCGCTAACTTATAAGGACCAAAGGTGTATTTAAGCCTATTACCTATTACTCTAGGCAACTCACATTGAATTGATTGTAGACTATGAGACCTCATCAAAATAACAACCTTGTCAAACCAGCTTATGatatcttttattaaaaaaatgttatgtttttatagtttctttaaaataatttataaataggtTTAATACATGTTTTGGTACCTTAATTAATTATTCCGGTTTTGTCCATTAACATAAAAATTGTTACAAAGTAATctcttaaaaattattattatgttgCCTAAAATGATCTCTGTTGttagtttttctaaaaaaatgcTAACTCATGTTTTGCTGGACATGAAAAATACAACTTGGCCTttgttatttctcttttttttaattgTCTATGTAAATTATGAAATTTTAACAACAAGAGACGAAACGAAACTCCTTGCATTCATTTTATCATTTTCAAACCCTAAACCCAAGTGGAGAAAACGAGTGGTGCGAAGAAGAGCAAGGAGAAGAAAGGAAACACGCTAAATCCCTTTATATATTGAATGAGTGATAACATCCACTGTGCATTTCCATACAAAGAGTTCCTCAAGGTACGATTACTAGTGTTAACCATTGTTTCTCATCGATCTTTTTCTTTTTGCCACTTTCTTCAATAATGCATTTTTGGTAAagcatttttctttatttattctaATTAGGTTTACACTGTGAGGTTTGAGTGTGTTGTACATCATGGGGGTGAGTTCCTTGAGTTTAAAAAATTAGGTTACAATGAGTTAGAGGAGGTTTTGATTGTAGACCATGATTATTGGAGTTATTTTGAAGTGTTAGATGGTTTAAGGGACTTAGGACATCTAGTTGTAGAGATATGTGGTATTATGATGCGATGGATATTAATGAGCTTGTTTTGTTGAAAGACGATATGGGAACCAAGAGATTGAAAATCATAGCAACGATTAATGGATTTGTGCATTTATATGTCATTCATCCTGTAGGAAAACATGATATTATTGAAGGGTCAATTATATCCTTAGATTATGATGTAGTAACCAATGGAAATGATGCTGAAATGGACATTTTGGAAGCTATAATTATTGAAGAAAATGACACTTTTGATGATGTGAATTTGGAGCACAAGTTTGAACAAGGAGGGACCATTGGTGCTAAAGTGGATGTTAGTTTGGAGGGGGGCACTAATGGAGTTGACTATAACCAACAAAATGTTAATTTGGAGGGGATCAGTGATGGAGTTGATTGTAACCAAGAAGTTGTGGAGGTGGATGGGACCACTGATGGAGTTGATTGTAACCAAGAAGTTATGGAGGTGGAGGGGCCCACTGATGGAGTTGACTTTAACCAAGCAGACATGGAGGGACCAAACTAGAATGTAGGAGAATTTGAGGGAGTTGATTGTAACCAAGAAGTTCTGGAGATGGAGGGGACCACAGATATAGTTGACTGTAACTAAGCAAACATGGAGGGACCAAGTTGAAATGTAGACGAAGTTGAGGGAGTTAATTGTAACTAATAAGTTGTGGAGATGGAAGGGACCGCTGATGTAGTTGACTGTAACCAAGTAAACATGGAGAGACCAAACTACAATGTAGAATAAGTAGAGAGAGTTgattgtaatcaagaaaatatggaTATGGAGAATACCAGATGTAGTTGATTGTAACCAAGCATGAGAGGTTGAGGGAGGTGAAGATAA
Protein-coding sequences here:
- the LOC131624626 gene encoding myrcene synthase, chloroplastic-like — encoded protein: MQEEIYAKKLIVLREEVRMMFNKMENEVDQLEFIDVLQRLGVDYHFNNEIRNMLDNIYNTQTSNLKNNNLYVTALKFRLLRQHGYDISTDVFVCFRDEMLDLKTDHAIDVEGMLSMYEASFHSFEDETILDEARDFTIKFLKDYLNKHGDDDVMSILISHAFEIPLHLRISRSEAQWFIDQYQKNKNMSPILLQFAKVDYNILQSIYQEELKYDSRWWKGTGYEEKLTFARDRIVENYIWSVGTNFNPNSGYFRKYTTKILSLITTLDDVYDVYGTLEELELFTEAIDRWDLNGMDSLPNYMKICFEPIYNFVNELAFDVQNKSGCDITPHLKKAWIDLCKTYLVEAKWYHIGSTPNFEEYLENAWKSIGSAVILIHGFCYFQPEDSVCVEENLNIIHFSATILRLANDLGTYKRELETGDIPKSIQLYMNENDASETEAREYVKSLILTLWKKMNKEAHTSSFSRSFVDISINLARMSLFMYLRGDAHTVQDSDVKNRVVSLIFQHVPIMSTME